From the genome of Archaeoglobus neptunius:
GGGCTGGTGAGCAGGTTTGATATCGCAGGTAAAGCAGACATTCTGCTTGGAGATGAGTGTCTGCTTCACCTCATGAGGGTGGCTGCTGGCGTAGAGTCCATGATAGTCGGGGAGGAGCAGATTCTCGGTCAGGTGAGGCATTACCACAATCTCTGCAGGAAGGAGGGATTGACGGGAGAGATTCTGGACAGAGTTTTCAGCAAGGCGATTCAGGTTGGGAGAAAGGTCAGGAGAGAAACAGAAATTTCCAGAGGATCGGTTTCTATTGGTTCCGCAGCTGTCGATGTGGCAGAGAGGATACTCGGGACGCTAAAGGGGAAAAAAGCTCTGCTAGTTGGTGCCGGGGAGATGGGAACTCTGGTGGCCAGAGCAATAGCTAGTAAGGAAGTTGAGGCAGTGTTAATCGCCAACAGAACATTCGAGAGAGCAGAAGAGCTTGCAAGGAAAATCGGTGGGATAGCTGTAAAGTTTGACAAGCTGGAAGAGTATCTCCGGATCTGTGATGTTGTGATTTCTGCCACTTCCGCTCCGCACAAGATCATTAAAAAGTCGGATGTTGAGAAGGCGATGAAGGGAAGGAAAAGCAGATTGCTGATAATAGATATCGCACTTCCAAGAGACGTTGAGGAGGGTGTTGGCGATATTGATGGGGTTGAACTTCTCACGATTGACGATCTCAGGAAGGTGAGCGAAGAGAACCTGAAAAAAAGACTTGGTGAAGTTGAGAAGGCGGAACAAATAATAAGAGAGGAGTTAGATCAGCTTAAGATGCTTTTAAAGGATATGAATGCGAA
Proteins encoded in this window:
- the hemA gene encoding glutamyl-tRNA reductase codes for the protein MEIGCLTISHKKANVEDIEKLWLKVRTDLDSYISECGVSEYAYIFTCNRFELYLAGGDVESCLRGLVSRFDIAGKADILLGDECLLHLMRVAAGVESMIVGEEQILGQVRHYHNLCRKEGLTGEILDRVFSKAIQVGRKVRRETEISRGSVSIGSAAVDVAERILGTLKGKKALLVGAGEMGTLVARAIASKEVEAVLIANRTFERAEELARKIGGIAVKFDKLEEYLRICDVVISATSAPHKIIKKSDVEKAMKGRKSRLLIIDIALPRDVEEGVGDIDGVELLTIDDLRKVSEENLKKRLGEVEKAEQIIREELDQLKMLLKDMNAKAAIAAMYSLAEKYVGEEIEELYSRLSARYKLDDAAKEMLEDFASSLIRKFLREPTVRLREAARNEKSYIIEAVRYLFGDGNGRIPEAKAEKTEKIESKEDIPRSEVGS